In Juglans microcarpa x Juglans regia isolate MS1-56 chromosome 4S, Jm3101_v1.0, whole genome shotgun sequence, a single window of DNA contains:
- the LOC121263593 gene encoding protein ANTI-SILENCING 1-like isoform X2 yields the protein MVEADRAEDLGFKWGKTKGRGKKGVGEKQKIVLFYQSFIYDGVEYGLYDCVYMYNEVEPEPYIGKLVKIWENPDKTKKVKVLWFFRPREIAYYLGAEDTAENELFLASGEGVGLANINPLEAIAGKCNVVCTSTDSRNPQPSDEDLRTADFIFYRAFDVGHCKILDKMEEKVAGIEAKLLFNKVDVQKPDVLPKLDSDRKEVGGNALASKETEVPAKQNPSNEHISLKINGVSTNGLQRENADSNASLGKQRSSLGENPASSLGGELDETTKMNDRMENISGDRTNLESKTEENLDLKASYINKQKSSLREHPISSIGGESEIANTNRRQENISRDKTALRSEAAVKEEGQVGNNICRIEEKLKSAHDHCELEDRPSKKAKFDGSVKVPAEKNESSVKKLTVDLDGKDAKALATVIASEVKSRLELAKDSQGAEKDPSKKLKPDEKSKLSYGKLPQASPRQYPDEDKKIDHKVMDITRRPDADKSRWFRAFPWEDRMKSAIEQGTLVLLQNLDPAYTSAEVEDIVWHAFKESCRAKMIQQTSISSPHCGQAFAIFKTREAAEMVVKKLTKGCLLISNGRPLVGSIGSPCFPEKNPTFFGHLVIDKLRHQMPREMREAVSTSHCSQPNTIEYDMAMEWCLLQERSDLSWKKLYKQQGEELKKLKSSLKSK from the exons ATGGTGGAAGCAGACAGAGCTGAGGATCTTGGATTTAAATGGGGTAAAACGAAAGGACGTGGAAAGAAAGGAGTTGGtgaaaaacagaaaatagtCCTGTTTTAccaatcttttatttatgatgGCGTGGAGTATGGTCTTTATGATTGCGTTTACATGTACAACGAAGTTGAACCTGAGCCTTATATTGGCAAGCTCGTAAAAATATGGGAAAACCCTGACAAGACAAAGAAAGTAAAGGTTTTATGGTTTTTTCGCCCTCGCGAAATTGCATATTATCTTGGGGCTGAAGACACAGCCGAAAATGAGTTGTTTTTGGCTTCGGGTGAAGGTGTAGGCCTTGCAAATATTAATCCATTG GAAGCAATTGCTGGAAAGTGCAATGTTGTTTGCACTTCAACGGACAGTAGAAATCCACAACCTTCAGATGAAGATCTCCGAACTgctgattttatattttaccgTGCCTTTGATGTTGGGCACTGCAAAATACTGGATAAGATGGAGGAGAAAGTTGCTGGGATTGAAG CGAAACTTTTATTTAACAAAGTGGATGTTCAGAAGCCCGATGTTCTCCCGAAGCTTGATTCTGACCGGAAAGAAGTTGGTGGAAATGCTCTAGCAAGTAAGGAAACAGAGGTTCCTGCCAAGCAAAACCCATCTAATGAGCACATCAGTCTAAAGATTAATGGAGTTTCTACCAATGGTCTACAGAGAGAAAATGCTGATTCAAATGCTTCATTGGGTAAACAGAGATCTTCACTTGGAGAGAACCCTGCTTCTAGTTTAGGGGGAGAATTAGATgaaacaactaaaatgaatgATAGAATGGAGAATATCTCTGGTGACAGGACCAATTTGGAATCTAAAACTGAAGAAAATTTAGACTTAAAAGCTTCGTATATTAATAAACAGAAATCTTCACTTAGAGAGCACCCTATTTCTAGCATAGGCGGAGAGTCGGAAATTGCCAACACTAACCGTAGACAGGAAAATATTTCGAGAGACAAGACTGCATTAAGGTCTGAAGCTGCTGTTAAGGAAGAGGGTCAAGTTGGTAATAATATTTGCAGAATTGAGGAGAAACTAAAATCTGCTCATGATCATTGTGAGCTAGAGGATAGGCCATCTAAGAAAGCAAAGTTTGATGGTTCTGTAAAAGTGCCTGCTGAAAAGAATGAGAGTAGTGTGAAGAAGTTAACCGTTGATTTGGATGGTAAAGATGCAAAGGCTTTAGCAACTGTAATTGCTTCTGAAGTTAAATCTAGACTTGAACTTGCTAAGGATTCGCAAGGGGCTGAAAAAGACCCCTCCAAGAAGTTGAAACCTGATGAGAAATCAAAACTTTCTTATGGGAAGTTGCCTCAAGCATCTCCTAGACAGTATCCAGATGAGGACAAAAAAATTGATCATAAAGTAATGGACATTACCCGAAGACCAGATGCT GATAAAAGCAGATGGTTTAGGGCATTT CCTTGGGAAGACAGAATGAAAAGTGCTATTGAACAAGGAACATTGGTTCTTCTTCAAAATCTGGATCCAGCTTATACTTCAGCAGAAGTTGAG GATATTGTTTGGCATGCCTTCAAGGAAAGTTGCAGAGCAAAGATGATTCAGCAAACTTCAATTTCAAGCCCTCACTGTG GTCAAGCTTTTGCTATATTTAAAACAAGGGAAGCAGCAGAGATGGTTGTTAAAAAGTTAACCAAGGGCTGCCTATTGATATCGAATGGGAG GCCTCTTGTTGGAAGTATTGGAAGTCCTTGCTTCCCAGAGAAGAATCCAACTTTTTTTGGCCATTTGgttattgacaaactcagaCATCAGATGCCAAGGGAAATG AGAGAAGCTGTATCTACTTCACATTGTTCTCAGCCAAACACAATTGAATATGATATGGCCATGGAATGGTGTTTACTTCAAGAAAGATCAGACCTCTCTTGGAAAAAGTTGTATAAG CAACAAGGGGAGGAGTTGAAAAAGCTTAAGTCAAGCCTCAAGTCCAAATGA
- the LOC121263593 gene encoding protein ANTI-SILENCING 1-like isoform X1 has product MVEADRAEDLGFKWGKTKGRGKKGVGEKQKIVLFYQSFIYDGVEYGLYDCVYMYNEVEPEPYIGKLVKIWENPDKTKKVKVLWFFRPREIAYYLGAEDTAENELFLASGEGVGLANINPLEAIAGKCNVVCTSTDSRNPQPSDEDLRTADFIFYRAFDVGHCKILDKMEEKVAGIEAKLLFNKVDVQKPDVLPKLDSDRKEVGGNALASKETEVPAKQNPSNEHISLKINGVSTNGLQRENADSNASLGKQRSSLGENPASSLGGELDETTKMNDRMENISGDRTNLESKTEENLDLKASYINKQKSSLREHPISSIGGESEIANTNRRQENISRDKTALRSEAAVKEEGQVGNNICRIEEKLKSAHDHCELEDRPSKKAKFDGSVKVPAEKNESSVKKLTVDLDGKDAKALATVIASEVKSRLELAKDSQGAEKDPSKKLKPDEKSKLSYGKLPQASPRQYPDEDKKIDHKVMDITRRPDADKSRWFRAFPWEDRMKSAIEQGTLVLLQNLDPAYTSAEVEDIVWHAFKESCRAKMIQQTSISSPHCVIGFVGQAFAIFKTREAAEMVVKKLTKGCLLISNGRPLVGSIGSPCFPEKNPTFFGHLVIDKLRHQMPREMREAVSTSHCSQPNTIEYDMAMEWCLLQERSDLSWKKLYKQQGEELKKLKSSLKSK; this is encoded by the exons ATGGTGGAAGCAGACAGAGCTGAGGATCTTGGATTTAAATGGGGTAAAACGAAAGGACGTGGAAAGAAAGGAGTTGGtgaaaaacagaaaatagtCCTGTTTTAccaatcttttatttatgatgGCGTGGAGTATGGTCTTTATGATTGCGTTTACATGTACAACGAAGTTGAACCTGAGCCTTATATTGGCAAGCTCGTAAAAATATGGGAAAACCCTGACAAGACAAAGAAAGTAAAGGTTTTATGGTTTTTTCGCCCTCGCGAAATTGCATATTATCTTGGGGCTGAAGACACAGCCGAAAATGAGTTGTTTTTGGCTTCGGGTGAAGGTGTAGGCCTTGCAAATATTAATCCATTG GAAGCAATTGCTGGAAAGTGCAATGTTGTTTGCACTTCAACGGACAGTAGAAATCCACAACCTTCAGATGAAGATCTCCGAACTgctgattttatattttaccgTGCCTTTGATGTTGGGCACTGCAAAATACTGGATAAGATGGAGGAGAAAGTTGCTGGGATTGAAG CGAAACTTTTATTTAACAAAGTGGATGTTCAGAAGCCCGATGTTCTCCCGAAGCTTGATTCTGACCGGAAAGAAGTTGGTGGAAATGCTCTAGCAAGTAAGGAAACAGAGGTTCCTGCCAAGCAAAACCCATCTAATGAGCACATCAGTCTAAAGATTAATGGAGTTTCTACCAATGGTCTACAGAGAGAAAATGCTGATTCAAATGCTTCATTGGGTAAACAGAGATCTTCACTTGGAGAGAACCCTGCTTCTAGTTTAGGGGGAGAATTAGATgaaacaactaaaatgaatgATAGAATGGAGAATATCTCTGGTGACAGGACCAATTTGGAATCTAAAACTGAAGAAAATTTAGACTTAAAAGCTTCGTATATTAATAAACAGAAATCTTCACTTAGAGAGCACCCTATTTCTAGCATAGGCGGAGAGTCGGAAATTGCCAACACTAACCGTAGACAGGAAAATATTTCGAGAGACAAGACTGCATTAAGGTCTGAAGCTGCTGTTAAGGAAGAGGGTCAAGTTGGTAATAATATTTGCAGAATTGAGGAGAAACTAAAATCTGCTCATGATCATTGTGAGCTAGAGGATAGGCCATCTAAGAAAGCAAAGTTTGATGGTTCTGTAAAAGTGCCTGCTGAAAAGAATGAGAGTAGTGTGAAGAAGTTAACCGTTGATTTGGATGGTAAAGATGCAAAGGCTTTAGCAACTGTAATTGCTTCTGAAGTTAAATCTAGACTTGAACTTGCTAAGGATTCGCAAGGGGCTGAAAAAGACCCCTCCAAGAAGTTGAAACCTGATGAGAAATCAAAACTTTCTTATGGGAAGTTGCCTCAAGCATCTCCTAGACAGTATCCAGATGAGGACAAAAAAATTGATCATAAAGTAATGGACATTACCCGAAGACCAGATGCT GATAAAAGCAGATGGTTTAGGGCATTT CCTTGGGAAGACAGAATGAAAAGTGCTATTGAACAAGGAACATTGGTTCTTCTTCAAAATCTGGATCCAGCTTATACTTCAGCAGAAGTTGAG GATATTGTTTGGCATGCCTTCAAGGAAAGTTGCAGAGCAAAGATGATTCAGCAAACTTCAATTTCAAGCCCTCACTGTG TTATTGGTTTTGTAGGTCAAGCTTTTGCTATATTTAAAACAAGGGAAGCAGCAGAGATGGTTGTTAAAAAGTTAACCAAGGGCTGCCTATTGATATCGAATGGGAG GCCTCTTGTTGGAAGTATTGGAAGTCCTTGCTTCCCAGAGAAGAATCCAACTTTTTTTGGCCATTTGgttattgacaaactcagaCATCAGATGCCAAGGGAAATG AGAGAAGCTGTATCTACTTCACATTGTTCTCAGCCAAACACAATTGAATATGATATGGCCATGGAATGGTGTTTACTTCAAGAAAGATCAGACCTCTCTTGGAAAAAGTTGTATAAG CAACAAGGGGAGGAGTTGAAAAAGCTTAAGTCAAGCCTCAAGTCCAAATGA
- the LOC121263590 gene encoding two-on-two hemoglobin-3-like — protein sequence MQSLQAKASQWSGVSQDDAFSIDQTKLFQKLGLQTFINLSTNFYTRVYDDEEEWFRSIFANSKKEDAIRNQYEFFVQRMGGPPLYTQRRGHPALIARHRPFPVTHRAAERWLHHMQQALESTPDIDADSKVRMMNFFRHTAFFLVAGDELKSPNQQPLCRHGTSNQLCPCKSF from the exons ATGCAATCGCTGCAAGCCAAGGCCTCCCAGTGGAGCGGAGTCAGCCAAGACGACGCCTTTTCCATTGATCAAaccaaactcttccagaaactAGGTCTCCAGACCTTCATTAACCTCTCCACCAATTTCTACACCAG gGTATATGATGACGAGGAAGAATGGTTCCGCTCAATTTTTGCGAATTCGAAGAAAGAGGACGCGATTCGAAACCAATACGAGTTTTTCGTGCAGAGAATGGGAGGGCCTCCTCTCTACACTCAGCGAAGAG GCCATCCTGCGCTGATTGCACGTCACCGACCATTTCCTGTCACACATCGAGCCGCAGAGAGGTGGTTGCATCACATGCAACAAGCGTTGGAAAGCACCCCGGATATCGATGCAGACTCGAAAGTTAGAATGATGAACTTCTTCAG GCACACAGCATTCTTTCTTGTGGCCGGAGATGAGCTCAAGAGTCCAAACCAACAGCCCCTGTGTAGGCATGGGACCAGCAACCAGCTCTGCCCATGTAAAAGCTTTTAG